The following proteins are co-located in the Colletotrichum lupini chromosome 4, complete sequence genome:
- a CDS encoding peptidase C1-like family protein, giving the protein MGSQASKPAVDASNEKALLERLRRFQVTDDDFVNVASTSSDEEKRDIRLVREPEGLPVQQTQSWQSRFLADPKNKLALTALSTADPRTVLTSTATKLADPQIFNTRIPFEGGPITNQRSSGRCWLFASTNVFRVALMRRYALDSFELSQSYLFFWDKLEKSNYFLEQIIDTAAAGEDLDGRLVQALLGDIVSDGGQWDMVYNLVQKYGLVPQALYPDSWNAMNSGVLNSIVKTKLREYALVLRKLVQSSPSTTAETLTATKEKMMREILSVLTLALGPPPNPRDEFTWTYLDKSSKPHTLKTTPQAFARDIYSSDLRITSSVIDSMVSLVHDPRHEPLTLLTVDRLGNIVGGRGVTYVNVSMPTLKSACVAMIKAGLPVFFGSDVGKFSNSAAGVMDLDLIDYELGFNVSLLGMDKASRLRTGESAMTHAMVLTAVHIDEETGESVRWRVQNSWGESAGDKGWFVMSDAWMDEFVYQAVVDPRFLSKEVRGVIGTEPTVLPLWDPMGSLA; this is encoded by the exons ATGGGTTCCCAAGCATCCAAACCCGCCGTCGACGCCTCCAACGAAAAGGCCCTCCTCGAGCGCCTCCGCCGCTTCCAAGTCACCGACGACGACTTCGTCAACGTTGCCTCAACCAGCAGCGATGAAGAGAAGCGAGACATCAGACTCGTCCGCGAGCCAGAGGGCCTGCCCGTCCAACAGACGCAGTCTTGGCAGTCGAGGTTCCTCGCCGACCCAAAGAACAA ACTCGCCCTCACGGCCCTGAGCACAGCAGACCCCCGCACAGTCCTAACCTCAACAGCAACCAAGCTCGCCGACCCCCAAATCTTCAACACCCGCATCCCCTTTGAAGGCGGTCCCATCACGAACCAGCGCTCCTCGGGCCGCTGCTGGCTCTTCGCCTCCACGAACGTCTTCCGCGTCGCCCTCATGCGCCGCTACGCCCTCGACTCGTTCGAGCTCTCCCAGTCCTACCTCTTCTTCTGGGACAAGCTCGAGAAGAGCAACTACTTTCTCGAGCAAATCATCGACACCGCCGCCGCGGGCGAAGACCTCGACGGACGCCTCGTCCAGGCTCTGCTGGGTGACATCGTGAGCGACGGCGGGCAGTGGGACATGGTCTACAACCTCGTCCAGAAGTACGGCCTCGTCCCGCAGGCGCTGTACCCGGACTCGTGGAACGCCATGAACTCTGGCGTGCTCAACTCCATCGTCAAGACGAAGCTCCGCGAATACGCCCTCGTCCTCCGCAAGCTCGTCCAATCCTCCCCGTCAACCACAGCAGAGACCCTCACGGCGACAAAAGAGAAAATGATGCGCGAGATCCTCTCCGTCCTCACCCTCGCCCTCGGCCCGCCCCCCAACCCCCGCGACGAATTCACCTGGACCTACCTCGACAAATCCTCCAAACCGCACACCCTCAAAACGACGCCCCAGGCCTTCGCCCGCGACATCTACTCTTCCGATCTGCGCATCACCTCCTCCGTAATCGACTCCATGGTCTCCCTCGTCCACGACCCGCGCCACGAACCCCTCACCCTCCTGACCGTCGACCGCCTCGGCAACATCGTAGGCGGCCGCGGCGTAACCTACGTAAACGTCTCCATGCCCACCCTCAAATCCGCCTGCGTAGCCATGATCAAAGCAGGCCTCCCCGTATTCTTCGGCTCCGACGTCGGGAAGTTCAGCAACTCCGCCGCGGGGGTGATGGACCTCGACCTCATCGACTACGAGCTCGGCTTCAACGTCTCCCTGCTGGGCATGGACAAGGCCAGCCGCCTCCGGACGGGCGAGAGCGCCATGACGCACGCCATGGTCCTGACTGCCGTGCACATAGACGAGGAGACCGGCGAGAGCGTGCGGTGGAGGGTGCAGAATAGCTGGGGCGAGAGCGCGGGCGATAAGGGATGGTTCGTCATGAGCGACGCGTGGATGGATGAGTTTGTCTACCAGGCTGTTGTTGATCCGCGGTTCCTGAGCAAGGAGGTCCGCGGGGTTATTGGGACTGAGCCGACTGTGCTGCCGCTGTGGGATCCCATGGGAAGTTTGGCGTAG
- a CDS encoding neutral protease: protein MRILHLAGLLSIVSGTLAATFKSCTAAQIVTLEAAIERATNKSFAAIEHLEDNPNGSDVQTTWYGKFGTDRYNRVLTAFKKFAPDLATTFSYDCSCTSTAVYATIGGTYGDVRICSVYFNEAMLPPAGRHRNQWDTIIHEATHFRDVLGTTDYGYDVDYCKQFALEDPEKAVKNADNHARFAVEVPPWGP, encoded by the exons ATGAGAATCCTTCACCTGGCAGGTCTCCTGTCCATCGTGTCCGGCACCCTAGCCGCGACCTTCAAGTCCTGCACCGCCGCGCAAATCGTCACCCTCGAAGCGGCCATCGAGCGAGCTACCAACAAGTCGTTTGCGGCGATTGAGCACCTGGAGGATAACCCCAACGGTAGCGATGTCCAGACAACGTGGTACGGAAAGTTCGGCACCGACCGCTATAATCGCGTGTTGACGGCTTTCAAG AAATTCGCGCCTGATTTGGCCACTACGTTCTCATACGATTGCTCGTGTACCAGCACCGCTGTATACGCGACTATTGGCGGCACGTACGGCGACGTCAGAATTTGTAGTGTGTATTTCAACGAGGCGATGCTTCCGCCTGCTGGGCGGCATCGCAATCAGTGGGA tactatcATCCATGAGGCGACGCACTTTCGAGATGTGTTAGGAACAACGGACTATGGGTATGATGTCGACTACTGCAAGCAGTTTGCCCTCGAAGATCCCGAGAAGGCGGTGAAGAACGCAGA TAATCACGCCCGTTTTGCTGTTGAGGTGCCGCCTTGGGGTCCCTAA
- a CDS encoding carboxylesterase yields the protein MLPKCQGRADSCGAFASAGLEPFPATPGRHWSRGMTPGSSSSRGLAMVDFISQHGEQPRGPMSDLLPVPQSMAQPPDDDNMTRLNLLATLSTACATVSALVPRQAVPANTTTGTVPTVDLKNGSYYGVYNEPHDQDFFLGMPYAQPPVDNLRFRVPQPLNSSWDGTRNATEYSPLCFGYGSDTWVLGNHVSEDCLTINVVRPHGVAADAKLPVAVWIHGGGLTNGGSADPRYNLSFIVEQGVRMGSPFVAASINYRLHAWGFLWSDEIKAEGAGNLGFRDQRLALHWVRENIAAFGGDPTHVTLWSESAGSRSVASQMLAYGGRDEGLYRAAILQSGTGLGTDFGELEASSSAATWQDYYDTIVNKTNCSAASDTLSCLRGVPAWTLSDVLNTTATNPAFTGVVDGEFLEAPRHELVNEGKFTRVPLLIGANSDEGTQFGVKGVNTTAQWQAYLRSGGAGNLTIEVLSALYPDIPRLGTPATLQGRPSGAQANFGAMWKRVNAFAGDRAQHGPRRFFARNWAGPRGNQSVYSYNFNVLVNGMTPAEGVNHFQEVAFVFNNTDGLGYETAVAVNPFEGKPETFKALAEIMSRMWVGFIAKGDPNANAGATGVKWPRYDVENPEIMGFDVNVTDLVHVQPDTYRAEAVEYLIRKLWS from the exons ATGCTCCCCAAGTGCCAGGGTAGGGCCGATTCTTGCGGAGCGTTTGCGTCTGCGGG CCTGGAGCCATTCCCTGCCACCCCCGGCCGGCATTGGTCTCGTGGCATGACGCCGGGATCATCATCCTCGAGGGGTCTAGCCATGGTGGACTTCATCTCGCAGCATGGAGAACAACCCAGAGGTCCAATGTCCGACCTTCTCCCGGTCCCGCAGTCCATGGCTCAA CCCCCGGACGACGACAACATGACCCGACTCAACCTGCTCGCCACCCTCTCCACGGCCTGCGCCACGGTGTCCGCACTGGTACCGAGACAGGCCGTCCCGGCAAACACCACCACCGGCACCGTCCCCACCGTCGACCTCAAGAACGGCTCCTACTATGGCGTCTACAACGAGCCCCACGACCAAGACTTCTTCCTCGGCATGCCGTACGCCCAACCCCCCGTCGACAACCTCCGCTTCCGCGTCCCGCAACCCCTGAACTCCTCCTGGGACGGCACGCGCAACGCGACGGAGTACTCCCCGCTCTGCTTCGGCTACGGAAGCGACACCTGGGTCCTCGGCAACCACGTATCAGAAGACTGTCTGACCATCAACGTCGTCCGGCCTCACGGCGTCGCCGCGGACGCAAAGCTCCCTGTCGCGGTCTGGATCCACGGAGGCGGCCTCACCAACGGCGGCAGCGCCGACCCGCGCTACAACCTCTCCTTCATCGTCGAGCAGGGAGTCCGCATGGGCTCCCCCTTTGTCGCCGCTAGCATCAACTACCGCCTCCATGCCTGGGGCTTTTTGTGGAGCGACGAGATCAAGGCCGAGGGCGCGGGCAACCTCGGCTTCCGCGACCAGCGCCTGGCGTTGCACTGGGTCCGTGAGAATATCGCCGCGTTCGGGGGCGACCCGACGCACGTTACCTTGTGGAGCGAGAGCGCCGGCTCCCGCAGCGTGGCGTCGCAGATGCTGGCCTACGGGGGGCGGGACGAAGGGCTCTATCGCGCCGCGATCCTGCAGAGCGGCACCGGTCTCGGGACCGACTTTGGCGAGTTGGAGGCGTCTTCGTCTGCGGCCACGTGGCAGGATTACTACGACACCATCGTCAATAAGACAAACTGCTCCGCAGCGTCCGATACGCTCTCCTGCCTTCGTGGCGTCCCGGCCTGGACCTTGAGCGACGTGCTCAACACCACGGCCACGAACCCGGCCTTCACGGGCGTCGTCGACGGCGAGTTCCTCGAGGCGCCGCGTCACGAGCTCGTCAACGAGGGCAAGTTCACGCGCGTGCCGCTGCTGATCGGCGCCAACTCGGACGAGGGCACGCAGTTTGGCGTCAAGGGCGTCAACACCACGGCGCAATGGCAGGCCTACCTCCGCTCCGGCGGGGCGGGTAATCTCACGATCGAGGTGCTCTCGGCGCTGTACCCGGATATCCCGCGCCTCGGCACGCCGGCGACGCTGCAGGGCCGACCGAGCGGCGCGCAGGCGAATTTCGGCGCCATGTGGAAGCGCGTGAATGCGTTTGCGGGCGATCGCGCGCAGCATGGTCCCCGGCGGTTCTTTGCGCGCAACTGGGCTGGACCGAGGGGGAATCAGAGCGTGTACTCGTATAATTTCAACGTGCTCGTCAACGGTATGACGCCCGCGGAGGGCGTGAACCACTTCCAGGAGGTTGCGTTTGTGTTTAACAACACGGACGGGTTGGGGTACGAGACGGCGGTGGCGGTGAATCCGTTCGAGGGGAAGCCCGAGACGTTCAAGGCGCTGGCGGAGATTATGTCGCGGATGTGGGTTGGGTTTATCGCCAAGGGGGATCCGAATGCGAATGCTGGGGCGACGGGCGTGAAGTGGCCGCGGTATGATGTTGAGAACCCTGAGATTATGGGATTCGATGTCAACGTTACCGACTTGGTTCATGTTCAGCCGGATACGTACCGCGCTGAGGCGGTTGAGTATTTGATTCGGAAGCTTTGGTCGTAA